ATCATGGCATCGCCAGAGTGGGAGTCACGACCTCCTTCCGGCGCAGTCACCTTCGCGTGGCCGAGCGGACTCGCGGAAGCGGCATCCTCGACTCGGCTGAGCGGCAAGCCGATCCGTGTCGAACTGCCGAACCGCGGAGGTGATGAACTGGAGACGCAGGACGATACGACTCCTTCAAGAGCCACGACACCATCCGATCGGGTGGAGTCGGGTGCGGGTGAGAGTGGCGAAGCGAAGGAGTCCGCAGCGGCGCGCTCAAGTGAAAGCGATGTAGAAGGCGCACCCGATTCGCAGCCTCGTTCCGTGGTCGGTGACTGGATCGCGTTCCGCTGCGGCGATGTCGTCATCCACCGCTGGATCGAGCGACCGGCATCCACGCGATCGAGAAGAAGGGTTTCAGGTCGCCGCTCAAGCGTGACGCGAGTCACTGCTTCGCGCCGCTCACTTTCCGGGGCTCGTGGAATGACGCTGGTCGAACTGGTCGCGGCGCTTGCGATCGTGGGCAGCCTCGCTGTCGCCGCCACGGCCTGGACCGTTGGCGCTGCCGAACTTGCCGCGAGCTCGCGCGATCGCTCCAATCGACTGGGCGCCGCGGAAGCCGTCTTTCAACTCATCGGCGACGACCTGAGAAGTTCCGACATGGACATTTCGCAAACGCGAAGGAGCGGTGCTGCACGGAGTCGCTTGAGTGGGTCTTCGGGCGGGCAGGCCGAGCCGCGGGTTCGCATCGAGGGCGACGCGATCGTGATCGCGACGCGCCATGCTGTTCATGCTGTGCATGACGCGCATGATGTTCATGGTGCTCCGTACACACTCGAGCACGAGCATCGATACTCGGTCGATTCAGCGTCGTCGCGCCTCATGCTCTCAGCTCCTGGACGCGAGCCGCGCGTCCTCGTCGATGGCGTCACCGCACTGCGCGCGACCTACCTGGAGAAGGAGCGGTTGCTCACCGTTGCCATCGTGATCACGGGCATTGGAGAAACCGGAAGGAGCTTCGTCGTGCCATGAAACGAAGAACGCTCCAACGACGCAATCGACGCGGAGCCGCGCTCCTGATCGTGCTGGCGGCACTCATGCTCGTCACCGTCGCCGCCACGATCGTTGCGCAGACTGCCGGAGCAACAGTTGCTCGACGGGATGCCGACCGCGCTCTTGTGATCGCGGACGACCTTGCCGATGCGGCGCTCGCTCCCATTCGCGCATGGCTCGCTCAGGTATCGCCTACCTGTGCGCTGCCAGCGGATGCGGAGTCACCGATGATCTCCATTCTCGATGTCGAGCTGCCCTTGATCGAGGCCGACGCTCATTCGGAGGGCGCGGCGCTCAGCCAGATCGGTTCCGAGGACTCCGGTGCACGGCGCCTCCGGATCACCGCCTGGGACCAGCGCGGCATGGTGCCCTGGAACATCGCCGCACGCCGCTCGGGTCTTGCGACCATTCTTCCAGCCGATGTGCGCGATCTCGTCGCCTCCACGCGAATCCCTGCAAACGCACCGCTCGGACTCGATCTCGTTCCTGCAAGTGGAGCGCGTGCGATCCTTCCCTCGGCAAGCGCCGCTGCAGCGACAGGAGTCGACGCGCCGCAATCGGCCTCGGCTCGCCAGCCTCGATCGCGGATGCGACCGGCGCTCGGTGAACTCGTGGCGACGCATGGCGTCCCTCCAGGTGGGAATGCCGCGACATCGACACTCTTCCTCAATGTGAACACCGCACCGCGCGCACTGCTTGAAGCCGCCGCCGAAGCGGCACAGACAACGCTTCCAGACGCGCTCTGGCAGCGCCGATCAACTGGCAAGCCCTATCAGGGCGCGCTCCCCAACAAGGGGTCGGCCGGCGCCAGTGAACCCATCGCATTCACGACGACAAGCGACTGCTGGTCGATCCGGATCGATGCGAGCGTCGGCCACACCCGTCGCTCGTGGTGGCTCGTCATGCAGCGGAGCGATCGCGGCGAATGGGTCGTCGCCCAGCGATTCCCGATCGTCACGGAGCCACGCGAATGAGCGCGCCCATCGCGAAGTACCGGAGAGCGACA
This region of Phycisphaeraceae bacterium genomic DNA includes:
- a CDS encoding type II secretion system protein is translated as MRLGFTLIEALAATVLLAIIVIACLPFFQSASSVLVERDGSVEETALVASAVSQIMASPEWESRPPSGAVTFAWPSGLAEAASSTRLSGKPIRVELPNRGGDELETQDDTTPSRATTPSDRVESGAGESGEAKESAAARSSESDVEGAPDSQPRSVVGDWIAFRCGDVVIHRWIERPASTRSRRRVSGRRSSVTRVTASRRSLSGARGMTLVELVAALAIVGSLAVAATAWTVGAAELAASSRDRSNRLGAAEAVFQLIGDDLRSSDMDISQTRRSGAARSRLSGSSGGQAEPRVRIEGDAIVIATRHAVHAVHDAHDVHGAPYTLEHEHRYSVDSASSRLMLSAPGREPRVLVDGVTALRATYLEKERLLTVAIVITGIGETGRSFVVP